DNA sequence from the Streptomyces sp. NBC_01264 genome:
ATGGTGGTCGGCCTCGCCGGGGTCTTCGGGCAGGTGATCGGCGGCGTACTGATCACCGTCGACATCGGCGGCCTCGACTGGCGGAGCATCTTCCTGATCAACGTGCCGGTCAGCCTGGTGGCGTTCCTGTTCGTCTTCCGTACGGTCCCCGAGTCGCGCAACGCCGACGGCACCCGCCTCGACCTGCCCGGCGCGGTCCTGGTGACCGCCGCTCTGGCCCTGCTGGTGACCGCCCTCGTCGAGGGACGCGAACAGGGCTGGCCCGCGTGGAGCTGGGTGTCCCTGCTCCTGGCGGTCGTCCTGTCCGTCGCGGCCGTCTCCCACCTGCGCAAGCGCGAAAGGGAGGGACGCGGCCCGCTGATCTCGCTCGCGCTCTTCCGCAGCCGCGTCTTCTCCGTCGGGCTCGCCGCCACCGTCACCTACTTCCTCGCGATGGGCTCCTTCTTCTTCCTCCTCGCGCTCTATCTCCAGCAGGGCCGTGGACTGTCCCCGCTGGAGTCCGGACTGCTCTTCCTCGCCCTGGGCGCGGGCTACTTCGGCTCCTCGCTGATGTCCGGCCGACTGGCCGGCCGGCTGGGGCGGAGCCTGGTGGTCTCGGGGCCGCTGACCCTCGCCGCCGGATACGTGCTGACGGGTGTCGCGGTGACCCTGAACGGCACCGACGGCAGCATCCTGTGGCTCGTCCCCTCCCTGCTGATCGCGGGCATGGGCATGGGGATGACCACCGGTCCGCTCACCGGGCTGGTGCTGTCCGGTTCCGCCCCCGAGCACGCGGCCTCCTCCTCCGGAGCGGTCAACACGGCGCAGGAGGGCGGCGCCGCGATCGGCGTGGCCGTCGCCGGCACGGTGTTCTTCCCCGCACTCGGCGGAGCCGCCGTGGCGGCCGACTACCCGCACGCCTTCACCCTCTCGCTGATCCCGCTCGTCGTCTTCTGTTGCGCCGCGGCCTTCATGATCCGCATGATTCCGGCCGCCGCCGACGCGGACTGAGACACCGGGCACCCCACCGGGCCGGGCGCCCCGTGCACCGCGTCCACTAGCCGGCACGAACGAGTCATGAACGAAGGGGCCGATCTCCATGCCGTACGTCACCACGGAAGACGGCACGAACCTGTACGTCACCGACTGGGGTTCGGGTCGCCCGGTCGTCCTGCTGGGCACCGGGGTGATGAGCTCACGGGTGTGGGAGTTCCAGGCCTCGTACCTGGCCGAGCGGGGCCTGCGCTGCGTCAGCTACGACCGGCGGGGCTGCGGCCGCTCCGACTGGCCGTGGTCCGGGTACGACTACGACACCCTGGCCGGTGATCTGGCCGCGGTGCTGGACGCTCTGGACCTGCGCGAAGTGGCCCTGGTGGGCTGCGGCGTGGGCGCCGGGGAGGCGGTGCGCCACCTCTCCCGGTACGGTGCGGACCGCATCGACAGGCTCGTACTGATCAGCCCGACCACGCCGTTCATCATGCGGACGGACGACAACCCGGACGGCGTCGACGTGGCCGCGCTCGACGCGATGGCGGCGACGATCGACGCCGACCGGCCGCGCTGGGCGGCCGGTCTGGCGGCGCCGTTCTTCGCAGGACCCGGCGCGGGACCCGGCACGGGCCCCGGGGCCGCCCCCGAGGACCTCCCCGTCTCTCCCGAACTGGCCCGCTGGATGGCGGACCTGGCCCTGGACAGCTCACCGCGGGCCACGCAGGAGATCTACCGGACCCTGTTCACCACCGACCAGCGCACGGAGACCGCCGAGGTCGCCGTTCCCACCCTCGTCATCCACGGGGAGGCCGACCTGGCGGCGCCGGTCGAGCTGTGCGGAGCGCGGACCGCGGGCCTCATAGCGAACAGCTCGTTCATCCGCTACGAGGGCGCGGCCCACGGCCTGTTCGCCACTCACGCCGACCGGCTCAACAAGGACATCCTGTCCTTCCTGTCCGGCTGACGCTCCGCGGCCGCCCGGAAGGCGGCGGCCGTGTGCGCGTCCGCCGGGTGCATCGTCTCCAGGGACAGTTCGGCCACCGTGATGTCGGTGGCCGCACCGAAGGTGGTGATCGTGCTGAAGAGCTTCAGCTCCGTGCCGAGCGCGCGGATCCGGATCGACGCGACGATGGTGTCCGAGAGCTCCTGGCAGTCCTTCGCCGTGCGCCGGCCGTATCTCGTCACCTCCTCGTACAGCTCGCGCAGGCTCTCCCGCCCCGAGTACACCGACTGGCGGTAGAGCCGCCCGAGCAGATGGCTGCGCCACTCCTCGACGTTCACGACCTGACGGGCCAGCCCCTCGGGGTGCAGGCAGACCCGCATGACGTTGACCGGAGGGACGAGCAGGTCGGGCGAGACTTCCGCCAGCAGCAGTTCGGCGCCGAGGTTCATCGCGACGATGTCCTCGTCGGCGTCGACGGCGAGTGCCGGGTAGGGGGCGTGGGCGGTGATCAGCCGGTCGACCGCTTCCCGCACCACCTTCAGCCTTGGGGCCTCGAGGGGGGTCTCCTGGTAGAGCGGGGAGTATCCGGCCGACACCAGCAGGGTGTTGCGCTGCCGGAGCGGGATCTCCAGGCCGTCCGCCAGCCTGTGGAGCAGTGACCGGCTGGGCCGGGACCGCCCGGTTTCGACGAAACTGAGATGACGTGCCGAGGTCTCGACCTGAAGGGCGAGCTCATGCTGACTGATCTTCCTTCGTCGGCGCCACTCACGTAAGAGGGAGCCAACTCCGCCTTCTGTAATGGGCAATGTCATGCTGGGAGCATAACGGGCCAGGATCCGCGCGGGCTGACGCGCGCGCCACGATCCCGTCAGCACCAGCCCCCGCCCGGGGTGATGACATGCCTGCGACGCCCTTCTCGCGATAGCCCAGAACCGGCCGACCTGCGCGCCGAACCGACCGCCGTTCGCCTGGTGTACGCACCGGCGTCACGTCAGGCTCCCTTACCGGGCCCCCGGACGCGCTGTGCTGGGGTACTCAGCCACCCCTCAACCACGGAGGTCGTTCGCGCCATGGCAGAACTGAATCGTCGGCGTTTCCTGCAGCTCGCGGGCGGAACCACGGCCCTGACGATGCTGGGCGAGAGCATCGCCCGTGCCGCCGCGATCCCCGCGCAGGGGACCACCGGCTCCATCGCGGACGTCGAGCACATCGTGGTGCTCATGCAGGAGAACCGTTCCTTCGACCACTACTTCGGCGCGATGCGCGGTGTCCGCGGCTTCGGCGACCCGCGCCCGGTGACCCTGCCCAGCGGCAAGTCCGTCTTCCACCAGTCCGACGGCACGAAGGAGACGCTCCCCTTCCGGCCGCCGTCCGAGGACCTCGGCATGGAGTTCCTCCAAGGTCTCAACCACGACTGGGCGGGCGGACAGAGCGCCTTCAACAAGGGTAAGTACGACAACTGGGTGCCCGCCAAGACGCCGACCACCATGGCGCACCTGACGCGCGACGACATCCCGTTCCACTACGCCCTCGCGGACGCCTTCACCATCTGCGACGCCTACCACTGCTCGTTCATCGGCTCCACCGACCCCAACCGCTACTACCTCTGGTCGGGCCACACCGGCAACGACGGCAAAGGCGGCGGCCCGGTCCTCAACAACGCCGAAGCCGGGTACGGCTGGACCACCTACCCGGAGCGCCTGGAGGCGGCCGGAGTCTCCTGGAAGGTCTACCAGGACATCGGCGACGGCCTCGACGCCGCCAGCTCCTGGGGCTGGATCGACGACGCGTACCGCGGCAACTACGGCGACAACTCGCTGCTGTACTTCAACAACTACCGGGGCGCCCAGCCCGGCAGCGCCCTGTACGAGAAGGCCCGTACGGGCACCGACGCCGCGGCGGGCGAGGGCTACTTCGACAAGCTGCGCGCGGACGTCGTGGGCGGCAACCTCCCGCAGATCTCCTGGATAGCCGCACCCGAAGCCTTCAGCGAGCACTCCAACTGGCCCTCCAAATACGGCGCCTGGTACATCTCCCAGGTCCTGGACGCCCTCACCGCCGACCCCGACGTGTGGGCGAAGACGGCCCTCTTCATCACCTACGACGAGAACGACGGCTTCTTCGACCACATCGTCCCGCCGTACGCCCCCGCCAGTGCGGCGCAGGGCCTGTCGACCACGCCCACCGCCCTGGACGTGTTCCCCGGCAAGGCCGGTTACGTGGCCGGACCCTACGGCCTGGGCCCGCGCGTGCCGATGCTCGTCGTCTCCCCCTGGAGCACCGGCGGCTACGCCTGCTCCGAGACCTTCGACCACACCTCGGTCATCCGCTTCATGGAGCAGCGCTTCGGCGTCCACGAGCCCAACATCTCGCCCTGGCGCCGTGCCGTCTGCGGCGACCTCACCTCCGCCTTCGACTTCGGCCGCAAGGACACCTCCCCGGCCCCGCTGCCCGACACCGACGGCTGGTTCCCACCGGACCGCGAGCGCCACCCCGACTTCCGGGCCACCCCGCCGGCCCAGGGGGTCATGCCGCGCCAGGAGAAGGGTCTGCGCCGCACGCGCGCGCTCAAGTACGCCCCGTACGTGGACGGCGCCGCGCTCGTCTCCGACGGCAGGTTCCGGCTGACGTTCAGCGGTGGCCCGGAGCTGGGCGCGCAGTTCTACGTCACCTCCGGCAACCGCACCGACGCCCCCTGGACCTACACCACCGAGGCCGGCAAGTCGATCGCGGACACCTGGAACACCGCCTATTCGGCCGGGTCCACCGATCTGACCGTGCACGGCCCCAACGGCTTCCTGCGCGGCTTCCGCAACCCCGGCACCACCCCCGGCCCCGAGGTCACCGCCCGCCACGACGCCGCGACGGGGAACCTGGACCTCACCCTCACCAACGCGGGCGCCACCACCGCCACCCTGACCCTCACCAACGCCTACGGCGGCGGCCCCAAGCGCCTCAAGGTCGCCAAGGGCGCCACCGTCCGGCACACGGTCTCTCTGAAGAACACCCGCCGCTGGTACGACGTGACGGTCACCGCGGCCGGCACTCCGGGCTTCCTGCGCCGCTTCGCGGGCACGGTGGAGACCGGCCGGGCGGGCCTGTCCGACCCGGCGATCCTGACAGAGCACTCCTCCTGACGGCACCCGTCCCGCGCAGTGCCCGCGGGGCCGCCTCCCCAGGCGGCCCCGCGGGCACTTCGCCCTGTGGCGGCGATCGGCCGAACTCGACGACCCGTCCGGCACCACCCGCCCGGTTGACCGCCGCGAGCCCGGCGGGCTGATGAAATGCCCTCTACGGCAGAGGGCGGCGGGTGGCGGGCGGAGGAGGCACGTGTCGGAACAGCGCGGACCGGGCGCACCGGAGGCGCGGCTGCGCTCCATGGAGGAGGCCCTGGAGCAGATCGGCACCTCCCCCGACGAGCGGCAGACCTGCCGGGAGCTGGCCGCGTTCCTGCTCCGCACCCTGTCCGACACCGCGGCCGTGGACCTGATCCGCCCCGGCGCCCGCGTCGAACGCGTGGCGGCGGCCGGTGCGACGGACCTCCTGGAAGGTTCCGCCGTCGAAAGCGCCCCGCTGGTCCGGGCCCTGGACCGCGACCATCACCTGGAGACCTGGGCCACGGGCTCCGGGGCCGCCCGAACCTACGCCGCCTCGGTACCCGTGACCGCCCGGGGCGAGCTGTACGGCAGGCTCCTGACCGTCCGCACGCGGGCGGAGTACGGGGACCACGAGCTGGCGACCCTGCACTTCGCGGCGCGCCTGGCCGCCATCCACCTCGGTCACGCCCGGCGCCTCGCGGCGACCGAGAAGACCGCGCTGGACCTGCAGCGCGCCCTGGTCGCGGAACCCGGCCGGCCCCACCCCAACCTGGAGATCGCCAGCCGCTACCTGCCCGTCGGGGACCGCGCCCTGGTCGGCGGCGACTGGTTCGAGACGATCCGCCTGCACTTCGGCCGCACCCTCCTCGCCGTCGGGGACGTGATGGGGCACGGCCTGGAGGCCGCGGTCGACATGAACGCGTACCGCTCCGTGCTGCGCGAGGTCGCCTCCACCGATCTCGCCCCGCACCGGGTACTGCGCCAGCTCGACTCCATGTCCGCGTCGGACGACACCCGCAGGCCCGCGACCTGCCTGCTCGTGCGCATCGATCCGGCCCGGGGCATGGCCCTCTACTCCAGCGCGGGGCA
Encoded proteins:
- a CDS encoding alpha/beta fold hydrolase, with product MPYVTTEDGTNLYVTDWGSGRPVVLLGTGVMSSRVWEFQASYLAERGLRCVSYDRRGCGRSDWPWSGYDYDTLAGDLAAVLDALDLREVALVGCGVGAGEAVRHLSRYGADRIDRLVLISPTTPFIMRTDDNPDGVDVAALDAMAATIDADRPRWAAGLAAPFFAGPGAGPGTGPGAAPEDLPVSPELARWMADLALDSSPRATQEIYRTLFTTDQRTETAEVAVPTLVIHGEADLAAPVELCGARTAGLIANSSFIRYEGAAHGLFATHADRLNKDILSFLSG
- a CDS encoding phosphocholine-specific phospholipase C produces the protein MAELNRRRFLQLAGGTTALTMLGESIARAAAIPAQGTTGSIADVEHIVVLMQENRSFDHYFGAMRGVRGFGDPRPVTLPSGKSVFHQSDGTKETLPFRPPSEDLGMEFLQGLNHDWAGGQSAFNKGKYDNWVPAKTPTTMAHLTRDDIPFHYALADAFTICDAYHCSFIGSTDPNRYYLWSGHTGNDGKGGGPVLNNAEAGYGWTTYPERLEAAGVSWKVYQDIGDGLDAASSWGWIDDAYRGNYGDNSLLYFNNYRGAQPGSALYEKARTGTDAAAGEGYFDKLRADVVGGNLPQISWIAAPEAFSEHSNWPSKYGAWYISQVLDALTADPDVWAKTALFITYDENDGFFDHIVPPYAPASAAQGLSTTPTALDVFPGKAGYVAGPYGLGPRVPMLVVSPWSTGGYACSETFDHTSVIRFMEQRFGVHEPNISPWRRAVCGDLTSAFDFGRKDTSPAPLPDTDGWFPPDRERHPDFRATPPAQGVMPRQEKGLRRTRALKYAPYVDGAALVSDGRFRLTFSGGPELGAQFYVTSGNRTDAPWTYTTEAGKSIADTWNTAYSAGSTDLTVHGPNGFLRGFRNPGTTPGPEVTARHDAATGNLDLTLTNAGATTATLTLTNAYGGGPKRLKVAKGATVRHTVSLKNTRRWYDVTVTAAGTPGFLRRFAGTVETGRAGLSDPAILTEHSS
- a CDS encoding PP2C family protein-serine/threonine phosphatase; protein product: MSEQRGPGAPEARLRSMEEALEQIGTSPDERQTCRELAAFLLRTLSDTAAVDLIRPGARVERVAAAGATDLLEGSAVESAPLVRALDRDHHLETWATGSGAARTYAASVPVTARGELYGRLLTVRTRAEYGDHELATLHFAARLAAIHLGHARRLAATEKTALDLQRALVAEPGRPHPNLEIASRYLPVGDRALVGGDWFETIRLHFGRTLLAVGDVMGHGLEAAVDMNAYRSVLREVASTDLAPHRVLRQLDSMSASDDTRRPATCLLVRIDPARGMALYSSAGHLPPALFTGDGTGELLDVPVGPPLGTGLGGYEALARPLTPDQTLLLYTDGLVERRSEDIDTSLARLAALRLGSRTSLTEVVDAVCAGLDAQHAEDDVAVLAARLRPRLRDPE
- a CDS encoding MFS transporter, with the translated sequence MTSEATPRTDTRSGGKTAGGDGPSWGALVVVMVGTFMTVLDYFIANVAIPAIQSDLEASAAQAQLVIVGYGVAFTAGLITGGRIGDLFGRRRMFALGLLLFAVASAACGLAPNADLLVVARVVQGAAASLMVPQVLGIIGTVYTGPSRAAAFNVYGMVVGLAGVFGQVIGGVLITVDIGGLDWRSIFLINVPVSLVAFLFVFRTVPESRNADGTRLDLPGAVLVTAALALLVTALVEGREQGWPAWSWVSLLLAVVLSVAAVSHLRKREREGRGPLISLALFRSRVFSVGLAATVTYFLAMGSFFFLLALYLQQGRGLSPLESGLLFLALGAGYFGSSLMSGRLAGRLGRSLVVSGPLTLAAGYVLTGVAVTLNGTDGSILWLVPSLLIAGMGMGMTTGPLTGLVLSGSAPEHAASSSGAVNTAQEGGAAIGVAVAGTVFFPALGGAAVAADYPHAFTLSLIPLVVFCCAAAFMIRMIPAAADAD
- a CDS encoding helix-turn-helix domain-containing protein translates to MTLPITEGGVGSLLREWRRRRKISQHELALQVETSARHLSFVETGRSRPSRSLLHRLADGLEIPLRQRNTLLVSAGYSPLYQETPLEAPRLKVVREAVDRLITAHAPYPALAVDADEDIVAMNLGAELLLAEVSPDLLVPPVNVMRVCLHPEGLARQVVNVEEWRSHLLGRLYRQSVYSGRESLRELYEEVTRYGRRTAKDCQELSDTIVASIRIRALGTELKLFSTITTFGAATDITVAELSLETMHPADAHTAAAFRAAAERQPDRKDRMSLLSRSA